A window of the Chanodichthys erythropterus isolate Z2021 chromosome 21, ASM2448905v1, whole genome shotgun sequence genome harbors these coding sequences:
- the cisha gene encoding cytokine-inducible SH2-containing protein gives MILCVQGPRAHLPDTSDPTGRFPVVTFSSPRCIHTTVTLWDPSKDFRAISENFSYLDASGWYWGAISASEAHSVLQGASEGTFLIRDSSHPLYMLTLSVKTGRGPTNVRIEYSLGRFRLDSSSPARSRLQSFPDIPSLVQHYVGSRNKEEGEKTEESDHIISPTPKECAVLLKLKKPIHRPQAFPSLQHLTRLVINKNTTCTGRLPLPKPLLQYLQDYPFQL, from the exons ATGATTCTGTGCGTTCAAGG CCCAAGAGCTCATTTGCCTGATACCTCGGATCCAACGGGCCGGTTTCCGGTGGTGACCTTCTCTTCTCCTCGCTGCATTCACACGACCGTTACCTTATGGGACCCTAGCAAAGATTTCAGAGCCATCTCTGAAAATTTCTCCTATCTGGATGCCTCAG GTTGGTACTGGGGTGCCATCTCTGCCAGTGAGGCCCACTCTGTCCTACAGGGGGCATCGGAGGGTACTTTCCTGATACGGGACAGCAGCCACCCTCTCTATATGTTGACATTGTCCGTTAAAACTGGTCGCGGGCCCACAAATGTGCGCATCGAGTACAGTCTCGGACGTTTCCGTCTGGACTCCAGTTCCCCTGCCAGATCTCGCCTGCAGTCCTTCCCTGACATCCCCAGCCTCGTACAGCACTACGTGGGCTCCAGGAACAAAGAGGAGGGGGAAAAGACTGAGGAATCCGATCACATCATTTCACCAACACCCAAGGAATGTGCGGTGTTGCTAAAACTCAAAAAACCTATCCATCGTCCTCAAGCCTTTCCTTCTTTGCAACATCTCACTCGCTTGGTAAtcaacaaaaacacaacttgCACAGGGCGCCTGCCTCTACCGAAACCGTTACTTCAATATCTTCAGGATTACCCTTTCCAGCTCTGA
- the hemk1 gene encoding MTRF1L release factor glutamine methyltransferase, whose translation MMFKTIWFRLMHRYSGVSKQRSVVRFLSSAAEGAVAPPADCSVTAEQAVRLWARHFTLHGISEPLLSSQYIISHVLGEKTLERVSRKRLRDTLTDREIERVWKLCSKRLTRMPVQYVIEEWDFRDLTLKMKRPVFIPRPETEELVSLVLEDLQLIQGESHRTDLRGLEVGCGSGAISLSLLRSIPQLRVFALDQSQTAVCLTTENANRLGLQERLDVHHLDVIKDADAILSECDPVDFIVSNPPYLLSQDMKTLQTEIFRFEDHAALDGGLDGLSVIRSILGLGSKLLKKRGRVYLEVAPCHPPVIQQLIEDMMPGLLYLETHCDLTNRPRFCILQKKGDND comes from the exons ATGATGTTCAAGACCATTTGGTTTCGATTAATGCACAGATACAGTGGAGTGTCAAAACAGAGA AGTGTTGTGAGGTTTTTGTCAAGTGCAGCAGAGGGCGCTGTTGCTCCTCCAGCAGACTGTAGTGTCACAGCAGAGCAGGCCGTCAGACTGTGGGCTCGACACTTCACGCTGCACGGCATCTCGGAGCCTCTCCTCTCTAGTCAATATATAATATCTCATGTACTTGGCGAAAAAACT CTGGAACGTGTGTCGAGGAAAAGGCTGAGAGACACCTTGACTGACAGGGAAATCGAAAGAGTGTGGAAATTATGCTCCAAGCGCCTAACAAG gatgcCTGTACAGTATGTGATTGAGGAATGGGACTTCAGAGACCTGACTCTGAAGATGAAGCGTCCCGTGTTCATACCCCGTCCTGAAACAGAG GAGCTGGTTAGTCTAGTTCTAGAGGACCTCCAGTTGATACAGGGGGAATCGCACAGGACTGATTTACGAGGTCTGGAGGTGGGCTGTGGATCTGGAGCCATCTCTCTTAGTTTACTACGCAGCATTCCACAG CTCAGGGTATTTGCTTTGGATCAAAGCCAGACAGCAGTATGTCTTACAACGGAAAATGCAAACAG ACTTGGTCTGCAAGAGAGACTAGATGTTCACCATTTAGATGTGATTAAGG ATGCAGATGCGATACTGAGCGAATGTGACCCCGTTGACTTTATTGTGAGCAACCCTCCCTACTTGCTCAGCCAGGACATGAAGACTTTACAAACAGAGATATTCAG GTTTGAAGACCACGCTGCATTGGACGGAGGTTTGGACGGGCTGTCTGTGATTCGCTCAATTTTGGGTCTGGGTTCTAAGCTCTTAAAAAAGCGAGG GCGCGTTTACCTCGAAGTTGCCCCATGCCATCCTCCAGTCATTCAGCAGTTGATAGAGGATATGATGCCGGGGTTGCTTTATTTGGAAACCCACTGTGACCTCACCAACAG gccACGATTTTGCATTTTACAGAAGAAAGGAGACAATGACTAA